A section of the Polyangium spumosum genome encodes:
- a CDS encoding D-alanine--D-alanine ligase: protein MRICVLVSPYEAGSSPVAAYDPLPEPHRWLSGHEVDTIPLRKGEAASKLPALVAKGYDVFLNLCDGTWLEDIAGIEVVQELERRALPFTGATSRLYALTKAEMKQSALELGVPTPAFVFARSDEDIERAARCLPFPLIVKHFDGSGSVGMTAASRVRTPGELATRAREMLSLAGEALIEVFIEGDEYTVLVAENPDDPAAPLLFTPFRCAFPEGETFKHFDLKWVNYAGLAWRPCEDEGLAERLKELTRRVFVGIGGVSYARCDFRVDTRGEAWFLEVNTNCGIFYAPGAEGSADMILRHDPIGHRGFLEHVLRCAIGRGGREGVTPPFRAAASLR, encoded by the coding sequence ATGCGTATCTGCGTCCTCGTCTCGCCTTACGAGGCGGGCTCGTCGCCGGTCGCCGCGTACGACCCGCTCCCCGAGCCGCATCGATGGCTCTCGGGGCACGAGGTCGACACCATACCCTTGCGCAAGGGCGAGGCGGCGTCGAAGCTCCCGGCGCTCGTGGCGAAGGGATACGACGTCTTTCTCAACCTCTGCGACGGGACCTGGCTCGAGGACATCGCGGGCATCGAGGTCGTGCAAGAGCTCGAACGCCGCGCCTTGCCCTTCACCGGCGCGACGTCGCGCCTCTACGCGCTCACGAAGGCCGAGATGAAACAATCCGCCCTCGAGCTCGGGGTCCCCACGCCGGCGTTTGTCTTTGCCCGGAGCGACGAGGACATCGAGCGTGCGGCGCGCTGCTTGCCATTCCCGCTCATCGTCAAGCATTTCGACGGCAGCGGCAGCGTGGGCATGACGGCGGCGTCGCGCGTCCGGACGCCTGGCGAGCTCGCGACGCGGGCGCGTGAAATGTTATCGCTCGCCGGCGAGGCGCTGATCGAGGTGTTCATCGAGGGCGACGAATACACCGTCCTCGTGGCGGAGAACCCGGACGACCCCGCCGCGCCGCTCCTGTTCACGCCCTTCCGCTGCGCCTTCCCGGAGGGCGAGACGTTCAAGCATTTCGACCTGAAATGGGTGAACTACGCCGGGCTCGCATGGCGCCCGTGTGAAGACGAGGGCCTGGCGGAGCGGCTGAAGGAGCTCACGCGGCGGGTCTTCGTGGGGATCGGGGGCGTGAGTTACGCGCGTTGTGATTTCCGCGTGGATACCCGGGGGGAGGCGTGGTTCCTGGAGGTCAACACGAACTGCGGGATCTTTTATGCCCCGGGGGCGGAGGGCAGCGCGGACATGATCCTGCGGCACGATCCGATCGGGCATCGAGGGTTTCTGGAGCATGTGCTTCGGTGTGCGATCGGGCGGGGGGGGCGTGAGGGTGTCACTCCCCCTTTTCGAGCCGCCGCCTCGCTTCGGTGA
- a CDS encoding MGH1-like glycoside hydrolase domain-containing protein: MNVLRNTLGSCFVSLAALAALGCGGDELGGTTSGTTLGTGAGSSSSASSGSGSGGNGGSGGSSSSSSGSGGGGGGSGGSGGGSVVDCLPPAGTPASGTGTWYDAPNEAKVVVENAASCARTYTLSTTGPLRDDNPANPRIYTEQPGQPVLRSGHDMLDALYALAVEESRECSVAAISDYAFNGGNPLPCPPGGCFETGRLWKYVWTRDTSYAVALGLSLLDPTRARNSMEFKTSPRRDGTKREIVQDTGTGGSYPISSDRVVWAMGALELLKYLAGDERTAFRDLAYEAIVNTAERDRLVVWDKADGLYRGEQSFLDWREQTYPAWVANDTAQIGMSKALGTNIGHYVMLDVASKLASEKGDAAASQKYAGWAAALKDAIRARLYLPERQMYSTFVTTYLDPAPTLQYDLLGSSFAVLFDVATEAEAKEVVARYPHLPKGAPVIWPQQQDTRIYHNRGIWPFVTAFWAKAAAKAQNADAIDHAVHSLVRGAALNLSNMENFEAVTGANWKDEGPMSGPVVNSQRQLWSVAGFLGVVHDVIFGLEATQTGIRFAPKITRKMRNTLLAGMDEITLSGLRYRGRTLSVRVKLPAAAPGDNGVLDVVSARLDGQEVGTGFVDAVALAGEHVFEIELGAGAPSPKGITSLGDAAIADYKNVFGPRAPSITGVGLLNDRVQVSFSVAENADDVTLSVYRDGTRIAQDLPGGTTSYVDTGSAEHATRTYCYTVEAVFKASGNASQRARPWCYWGPSNGRIQSFGAQASFQANGGTLVFNHGRWHHENWGDPGHTITVANVSAKQSGRHLLQVTAGNGAGDYTTGITCGVKAIEVWDGATLVGSGQLTMPHLAKWDDWRDSNFVPVDLVAGKTYSIVIREDAASSNMSDFEHFSSYNGTGGQGGRFNKVNIAELKVLAIGGP; this comes from the coding sequence ATGAACGTGCTTCGCAACACCCTGGGCTCTTGCTTCGTCTCCCTCGCCGCGCTCGCGGCCCTCGGATGCGGAGGTGACGAATTGGGCGGTACGACCTCGGGCACGACCCTCGGCACAGGCGCAGGCAGCAGCAGCAGCGCGAGCAGCGGCAGCGGCAGCGGCGGCAACGGCGGCAGCGGCGGCAGCAGCAGCAGCAGCAGCGGCAGCGGCGGCGGCGGCGGCGGCAGCGGCGGCAGCGGCGGCGGCAGCGTCGTTGATTGTTTGCCGCCCGCGGGGACACCGGCGTCCGGGACGGGGACGTGGTACGACGCGCCGAACGAGGCGAAGGTCGTCGTCGAGAACGCGGCGAGCTGCGCGCGGACGTACACGCTCTCGACCACGGGGCCGCTGCGCGACGATAACCCCGCGAACCCGCGGATCTATACCGAGCAGCCTGGACAACCCGTGCTGCGCAGCGGGCACGACATGCTCGACGCGTTGTATGCGCTGGCCGTGGAGGAGTCGCGCGAGTGTTCGGTCGCGGCGATCAGCGATTACGCATTCAATGGCGGGAACCCCCTCCCCTGCCCCCCGGGCGGCTGCTTCGAGACGGGAAGGCTCTGGAAGTACGTCTGGACGCGGGATACGTCGTACGCGGTGGCGCTCGGGCTCTCGCTGCTGGATCCGACGCGGGCGCGGAACTCGATGGAGTTCAAGACGAGCCCGCGGCGCGACGGGACGAAGCGCGAGATCGTGCAGGACACGGGCACGGGCGGGAGTTATCCGATCTCGTCGGACCGCGTGGTCTGGGCGATGGGCGCCCTCGAGCTCCTGAAATACCTCGCCGGGGACGAGCGGACGGCGTTCCGGGACCTCGCGTACGAGGCGATCGTGAACACGGCCGAGCGCGATCGGCTCGTCGTGTGGGACAAGGCCGACGGGCTTTATCGCGGCGAGCAGTCGTTCCTCGACTGGCGCGAGCAGACGTATCCGGCGTGGGTCGCGAACGACACGGCGCAGATCGGGATGAGCAAGGCGCTCGGGACGAACATCGGGCATTACGTGATGCTCGACGTGGCCTCGAAGCTCGCGAGCGAGAAGGGGGACGCGGCGGCGAGCCAGAAATACGCAGGGTGGGCGGCGGCGCTGAAGGACGCAATCCGGGCGCGGCTCTACCTGCCCGAGCGGCAGATGTATTCGACGTTCGTGACGACGTACCTCGATCCAGCGCCGACGCTGCAATACGATCTGCTCGGGTCGTCGTTCGCCGTGCTCTTCGACGTGGCGACGGAGGCCGAGGCGAAGGAGGTCGTGGCGCGATATCCGCACCTGCCGAAGGGCGCGCCGGTGATCTGGCCGCAGCAGCAGGACACGCGGATCTACCACAACCGCGGGATCTGGCCGTTCGTGACGGCGTTCTGGGCGAAGGCGGCGGCGAAGGCGCAGAACGCGGACGCGATCGATCACGCGGTGCATTCGCTCGTGCGGGGCGCGGCGCTGAACCTCTCGAACATGGAGAACTTCGAGGCCGTGACGGGGGCGAACTGGAAGGACGAAGGGCCGATGAGCGGGCCCGTGGTCAATTCACAGCGGCAGCTCTGGAGCGTGGCGGGGTTCCTCGGGGTGGTGCACGACGTGATCTTCGGGCTGGAGGCGACGCAGACGGGGATCCGGTTCGCGCCGAAGATCACGCGAAAGATGAGGAATACGCTGCTCGCGGGGATGGACGAGATCACGCTGTCGGGCCTGCGGTACCGCGGGCGGACGCTCTCGGTGCGCGTGAAATTGCCCGCGGCGGCGCCCGGGGACAATGGCGTGCTCGACGTCGTCTCGGCGCGGCTCGACGGGCAGGAGGTGGGGACGGGCTTCGTCGACGCGGTGGCGCTCGCCGGTGAACACGTCTTCGAGATCGAGCTCGGCGCGGGGGCGCCGTCGCCGAAGGGGATCACGTCGCTCGGCGACGCGGCGATCGCCGATTACAAAAACGTCTTCGGCCCCCGCGCGCCGTCGATCACGGGCGTCGGCCTCCTGAACGATCGCGTGCAGGTGAGCTTCTCCGTGGCGGAGAACGCGGACGACGTGACGCTGAGCGTGTATCGCGACGGGACACGCATCGCGCAGGATTTGCCCGGGGGCACGACGTCGTACGTGGACACGGGCAGCGCGGAGCACGCGACGCGGACGTATTGCTACACGGTGGAGGCCGTGTTCAAGGCGTCGGGCAATGCCTCGCAGCGGGCGCGGCCGTGGTGTTACTGGGGGCCGAGCAATGGGCGGATCCAGTCGTTCGGCGCGCAGGCGAGCTTCCAGGCGAACGGCGGGACGCTCGTCTTCAACCACGGCCGCTGGCATCACGAGAACTGGGGCGATCCCGGGCACACGATCACGGTGGCGAACGTGAGCGCGAAGCAATCGGGGAGGCACCTCCTGCAGGTGACGGCGGGCAACGGCGCCGGCGATTACACGACGGGGATCACCTGCGGCGTGAAGGCGATCGAGGTCTGGGACGGGGCGACGCTCGTGGGGAGCGGGCAGCTCACGATGCCGCACCTCGCGAAATGGGACGACTGGCGCGATTCGAACTTCGTGCCGGTGGATCTCGTGGCTGGAAAGACGTATTCGATCGTGATCCGGGAGGACGCGGCGTCGAGCAACATGAGCGACTTCGAGCATTTCAGCTCGTACAACGGGACGGGCGGCCAGGGCGGGCGGTTCAACAAGGTGAACATCGCGGAGCTGAAGGTGCTCGCTATCGGGGGCCCGTGA
- a CDS encoding YecA family protein, with product MPREFFFGALRPGRVCPLITSMGHAHHFLSRLDRVALPHVELALSLYRDEGLLRYIFDRARVPEGAERVALSLDHPEDGPFLIVTRGGRFVTCLGEGMKVSNLPVVTRGQIDAISAKIGELRERLEAAKALTGGKGVRSLLRRIYEAGDELSREEFLAITALQPLYAHEFMALYFDAACELEDVRNILLPQLRKTDKLRSTYEDALRAYWQTFWALGHLIVLATLDGQETLHPKALDWLGERATLSWAATRQGYVPLAVRGAWATARVGKILLPRYKRYYADALSLLQNIDGGLGLLALGCRHSRLRAEIEKALGADVPATIKGTTHGNFALALRSVVRKVAETERTWGAERQKGLENFCAEIWVSYMADRPPGPFRFERPEDVPGDLACAFMANAIQCYLHRAEGRGNTIALLFLMIPWVARAAPQELYLPRDALRALRIPWSPQHTLDLLCSMRDHEGIMKRQAPPEGPARKGPCPCGSGKKYKRCCEEKDAAASSTET from the coding sequence ATGCCTCGCGAATTTTTTTTCGGCGCCTTGCGCCCCGGGCGTGTTTGTCCTCTCATCACCTCGATGGGGCACGCCCACCACTTCCTCTCCCGGCTCGATCGTGTCGCGCTCCCGCACGTCGAGCTCGCGCTCTCCCTCTACCGGGACGAGGGCCTCCTCCGGTACATCTTCGACCGGGCCCGCGTGCCCGAGGGGGCCGAGCGTGTCGCGCTCTCGCTCGATCACCCCGAGGACGGGCCCTTCCTCATCGTCACGCGAGGCGGCCGCTTCGTCACGTGCCTCGGCGAGGGCATGAAGGTCTCCAATCTGCCCGTCGTCACCCGCGGCCAGATCGACGCGATCTCCGCCAAGATCGGCGAGCTACGCGAGCGCCTCGAGGCCGCCAAGGCGCTCACCGGCGGCAAGGGCGTCCGGTCGCTGCTCCGCCGCATCTACGAGGCCGGCGACGAGCTCTCCCGCGAGGAGTTCCTGGCGATCACGGCGCTGCAGCCGCTGTATGCGCACGAGTTCATGGCCCTCTATTTCGACGCTGCGTGTGAGCTCGAGGACGTGCGGAACATCCTCCTGCCCCAGCTCCGCAAGACCGACAAGCTCCGCTCCACGTACGAGGACGCGCTCCGCGCCTACTGGCAGACCTTCTGGGCCCTCGGCCACCTCATCGTCCTCGCGACCCTCGACGGCCAGGAGACCTTGCATCCGAAGGCCCTCGATTGGCTCGGCGAGCGCGCCACGCTCTCGTGGGCGGCCACGCGGCAAGGGTACGTGCCCCTCGCCGTTCGTGGCGCGTGGGCCACGGCGCGGGTCGGCAAGATCTTGCTCCCCCGCTACAAGCGTTATTACGCGGACGCGCTGAGCCTCCTGCAGAACATCGACGGCGGGCTCGGCCTGCTCGCGCTCGGGTGCCGCCATTCGAGGCTCCGCGCCGAGATTGAAAAGGCGCTCGGCGCGGATGTCCCCGCGACCATCAAGGGCACGACGCACGGCAACTTCGCCCTCGCGCTGCGGAGCGTCGTGCGCAAGGTCGCGGAGACCGAGCGCACGTGGGGCGCCGAGCGGCAGAAGGGCCTGGAGAACTTCTGCGCGGAGATATGGGTCTCCTACATGGCCGATCGCCCTCCGGGCCCCTTCCGATTCGAAAGGCCCGAGGACGTCCCGGGGGACCTCGCCTGCGCCTTCATGGCCAACGCGATCCAGTGTTATCTGCACAGGGCCGAGGGCAGAGGAAACACGATCGCCCTCCTCTTCCTCATGATCCCCTGGGTCGCCCGCGCCGCGCCGCAGGAGCTCTACCTGCCCCGCGACGCCCTGCGCGCGCTCCGTATCCCTTGGAGCCCGCAGCACACGCTCGACCTGCTCTGCTCGATGCGTGACCACGAAGGCATCATGAAGCGCCAGGCGCCCCCCGAAGGCCCGGCCCGCAAAGGCCCGTGCCCGTGCGGGAGCGGGAAGAAATACAAGCGTTGCTGCGAGGAGAAGGACGCAGCGGCGAGCTCCACGGAGACGTGA
- a CDS encoding MFS transporter: MTALAAAVPRARLSLFRKLVYAAGNTGNVLGYQLVTTYVLRLYAPPDDKGTALIPAFLAGAIPTYLLLNLVARGFDTFWDPIVANWSDRSRHRLGRRRAFMLAGVFPLALTGGLIFFPPTPASSLLNVVWLGAMLTAYYAMYSVYVAPYLALLPEIAPDKQENTSLSTLLAAAALLGALFVMVVAPALFLGKGGDVRDELQTMAAALAILSFVLMLLPVLFVDERRLSVRGDEIESAPSHLGLVASLRATFADRAFLPYVFGYTFYFFAFNMISTGVPFYVEVLMGRPLAEVGKLLGPMFGVAALVFPLLGGITRRISKKGAMIASALLFGVLMALVPVVRDVRIGMAVFALAGVPIAIFMAIPNAILADVCEASTRRTGERREAMFFGAQGFLQKISLGVSTGVFQWVKDALGSSADRPLGVQVTGPLATVILLFAALSFARYPEARVTKDMEGQG, translated from the coding sequence ATGACCGCCCTCGCCGCCGCCGTCCCTCGGGCCAGGCTCTCGCTTTTCAGGAAGCTCGTCTACGCCGCGGGGAACACCGGGAACGTGCTCGGCTACCAGCTCGTCACGACCTACGTCCTGCGCCTCTACGCGCCGCCCGACGACAAGGGCACGGCCTTGATCCCCGCCTTCCTGGCCGGCGCGATCCCGACCTACCTCCTCCTCAACCTCGTCGCGCGTGGCTTCGATACCTTCTGGGATCCGATCGTCGCCAACTGGTCCGACCGCAGCCGCCACCGCCTCGGCCGCCGCCGCGCCTTCATGCTCGCGGGCGTCTTTCCCCTCGCGCTCACGGGGGGCCTCATCTTTTTCCCGCCCACGCCCGCCTCCTCGCTCCTCAACGTCGTCTGGCTCGGGGCCATGCTCACGGCCTATTACGCGATGTATTCGGTGTACGTCGCGCCGTACCTCGCGCTCCTGCCCGAGATCGCGCCCGACAAGCAGGAGAACACCTCGCTCTCCACCCTGCTCGCCGCCGCGGCCCTGCTCGGCGCGCTCTTCGTGATGGTCGTCGCCCCGGCCCTCTTCCTCGGCAAAGGCGGAGATGTTCGAGACGAGCTCCAGACGATGGCCGCGGCCCTCGCGATCCTCTCGTTCGTCCTGATGCTCCTGCCCGTCCTCTTCGTCGACGAGCGGCGCCTCTCGGTCCGTGGAGACGAGATCGAATCCGCGCCGAGCCACCTCGGCCTCGTCGCCTCGCTCCGGGCCACGTTCGCGGACCGCGCCTTTTTGCCCTACGTCTTCGGCTACACGTTTTATTTTTTCGCCTTCAACATGATCTCGACGGGCGTGCCCTTTTATGTCGAGGTCCTCATGGGCCGACCGCTCGCGGAGGTGGGCAAGCTGCTCGGCCCGATGTTCGGCGTGGCCGCGCTCGTGTTCCCGCTGCTCGGCGGCATCACGCGCCGCATCTCGAAGAAGGGCGCGATGATCGCCTCGGCCCTCCTGTTCGGCGTTCTCATGGCGCTCGTGCCCGTGGTCCGCGACGTGCGGATCGGCATGGCCGTCTTTGCGCTCGCGGGCGTGCCGATTGCCATCTTCATGGCCATCCCGAACGCCATCCTCGCGGACGTGTGCGAGGCGTCCACGCGGCGGACGGGCGAGCGGCGCGAGGCCATGTTCTTCGGGGCGCAGGGCTTCTTGCAGAAGATCTCGCTCGGCGTCTCGACGGGCGTGTTCCAGTGGGTGAAGGACGCGCTCGGCAGCTCGGCGGACAGGCCGCTCGGCGTGCAGGTCACGGGGCCCTTGGCGACCGTGATCCTGCTCTTCGCCGCGTTATCGTTCGCGAGGTATCCCGAGGCGCGGGTGACGAAGGACATGGAAGGGCAGGGCTGA
- a CDS encoding SEC-C metal-binding domain-containing protein, whose protein sequence is MGHAHHFLSRLDRVALPHVELALSLYRDESLLRYIFDRARVPDGAERVALSLDHPEDGPFLIVTRAGRFVTCLGEGMKVSNLPVVTRGQIDAISARAGELRERLVAAKALTGGRGLRALLRRIYEAADELSREEFLAISALQPLYGFEFLRLYLHAACELNDARDLLLPLLRKTDKLKPAYDDALLAYWRTLWAMSHFAVLAALDGREVLPPSILALLDQGSTFTWPTTRQGYLPLAIRGAWAAARIGKPLLGRYKRFYQEAESELQNIDGSLALLSIGMRHARLRAEAEKALGTDIPVKWRDTAFGKFTRAIRQMARSVAESERDDPEALLASIRNFGAHLWVQIMKPRPAGPLRYERPEDVPDDLSRAVMANTMQCYLRQSKGLSDALAWLFTLVPWAARAAPEELYLPRAAVAAIHMPFRTELALNVLRQMLDHRAPVTQTRPEGPTRKGPCPCGSGKKYKRCCEEKEAEVEVETEAEAE, encoded by the coding sequence ATGGGGCACGCTCACCACTTCCTCTCTCGGCTCGATCGTGTCGCGCTCCCGCACGTCGAGCTCGCGCTCTCCCTCTACCGGGACGAATCGCTCCTCCGGTACATCTTCGACCGGGCCCGCGTGCCCGACGGCGCCGAGCGTGTCGCGCTCTCGCTCGATCACCCCGAGGACGGGCCCTTCCTCATCGTCACGCGGGCCGGCCGCTTCGTCACGTGCCTCGGCGAGGGCATGAAGGTCTCGAACCTGCCGGTCGTCACCCGCGGGCAAATCGACGCGATCTCCGCCAGGGCCGGGGAGCTGCGCGAGCGCCTCGTGGCAGCCAAGGCGCTCACCGGGGGGAGAGGCCTCCGGGCGCTGCTCCGCCGCATCTACGAGGCGGCCGACGAGCTCTCGCGGGAGGAGTTCCTGGCCATCTCGGCGCTCCAGCCGCTGTATGGCTTCGAGTTCTTGCGCCTCTACCTCCACGCCGCGTGTGAGCTCAACGACGCGCGCGACCTGCTCCTGCCGCTGCTCCGCAAGACCGACAAACTCAAGCCTGCCTATGACGACGCGCTGCTCGCGTACTGGCGGACGCTCTGGGCGATGAGCCATTTCGCCGTGCTCGCGGCCCTCGACGGCCGCGAGGTCTTGCCGCCGTCGATCCTCGCCTTGCTCGATCAGGGCAGCACGTTCACCTGGCCCACCACGCGGCAAGGGTACTTGCCCCTCGCGATTCGAGGCGCCTGGGCCGCGGCGCGGATCGGCAAGCCCCTGCTCGGGAGGTACAAGCGTTTTTATCAGGAGGCGGAGAGCGAGCTCCAGAACATCGACGGCTCGCTCGCGCTCCTCTCGATCGGCATGCGCCACGCGCGGCTACGCGCCGAGGCCGAGAAGGCGCTCGGCACGGACATCCCGGTCAAGTGGCGGGACACGGCGTTTGGCAAGTTCACGCGCGCGATACGGCAGATGGCGCGGTCGGTCGCGGAGAGCGAGCGAGACGATCCGGAGGCGCTGCTCGCGAGCATCCGTAATTTCGGGGCGCACCTCTGGGTGCAGATCATGAAGCCGAGGCCCGCGGGCCCGTTGCGGTACGAGCGCCCGGAGGACGTGCCGGACGACCTGTCCCGCGCGGTCATGGCGAACACGATGCAATGTTATCTTCGCCAATCGAAGGGCCTCTCGGACGCATTGGCCTGGCTCTTCACGCTGGTCCCGTGGGCCGCGCGCGCCGCGCCGGAGGAGCTCTACCTCCCGCGCGCCGCGGTCGCGGCGATCCACATGCCCTTCCGGACGGAGCTCGCGCTCAACGTCCTGCGCCAGATGCTCGACCACCGGGCCCCCGTGACGCAAACCCGCCCCGAAGGCCCCACGCGCAAAGGCCCCTGCCCATGCGGGAGCGGGAAGAAGTACAAGCGTTGCTGCGAGGAGAAGGAGGCGGAGGTGGAGGTGGAGACGGAGGCGGAAGCGGAGTAG
- a CDS encoding alpha/beta fold hydrolase — MRAPISPKTSNRKTMARRARKFGVAVLGVVVALSLIGAVYQQIGQSLDRRAVVAKGRMITVHGAAMHLHCTGAGSPTVVLEAGAMGFTQVWAWVQPKLAERARVCSYDRAGLGWSEDAATHDGAAASARLRALLENAGEEGPYMLVGHSMGGALVRIFAARYPGDVVALAFVDPSHPDQLDRYPTEVRASQARVARVMKASAAFSYVGLMRLTNAVGRLNAGLPEDDYRAACMFSSAPEHLGASGEELAAWDTTMKAARANRTLGDRPLLVLSATEPMQGMSREILDLGRQMHAEIAALSTRGRHVSIKGADHMSILTTRDHAERVAELIGETLTEARRRLEKGE, encoded by the coding sequence ATGCGTGCACCCATCTCGCCCAAGACCTCGAACCGGAAGACGATGGCGCGACGCGCGCGCAAATTCGGCGTGGCCGTGCTCGGTGTCGTCGTCGCCCTCTCCCTGATCGGCGCGGTGTACCAGCAGATCGGCCAGTCGCTGGATCGCCGCGCCGTCGTCGCGAAGGGCCGTATGATCACCGTCCACGGCGCCGCGATGCACCTCCATTGCACGGGCGCGGGGTCTCCGACGGTCGTCCTCGAGGCGGGCGCGATGGGCTTCACGCAGGTATGGGCGTGGGTGCAGCCGAAGCTCGCCGAGCGCGCGCGCGTCTGTTCGTACGACCGCGCCGGGCTCGGCTGGAGCGAAGACGCCGCGACGCATGACGGCGCCGCCGCTTCCGCGCGATTACGGGCGCTGCTCGAAAACGCGGGCGAAGAGGGCCCCTACATGCTGGTCGGGCATTCGATGGGCGGCGCGCTCGTCCGCATCTTCGCGGCGCGATATCCCGGAGACGTCGTCGCCCTCGCTTTCGTCGACCCGTCGCACCCCGATCAGCTCGATCGTTATCCCACCGAGGTGCGGGCGTCGCAAGCACGGGTCGCGAGGGTGATGAAAGCCTCCGCAGCATTCTCTTACGTCGGTCTGATGCGCCTGACGAACGCGGTCGGGCGCCTCAACGCCGGCCTGCCCGAGGACGATTACCGCGCCGCATGCATGTTCTCCTCCGCGCCCGAGCACCTCGGCGCCTCCGGGGAAGAGCTCGCCGCCTGGGACACGACGATGAAGGCCGCCCGCGCCAATCGAACGCTGGGGGATCGACCCCTCCTCGTGCTGAGCGCGACGGAGCCCATGCAGGGGATGAGCCGGGAGATCCTCGACCTCGGCCGGCAAATGCACGCGGAGATCGCGGCGCTCTCCACGCGCGGCCGGCACGTGTCCATCAAAGGCGCCGACCACATGTCGATCCTCACCACGCGGGATCACGCGGAGCGCGTGGCCGAGCTCATCGGCGAGACGCTCACCGAAGCGAGGCGGCGGCTCGAAAAGGGGGAGTGA
- a CDS encoding MvdC/MvdD family ATP grasp protein, producing the protein MKVLILTHKNDAPPFIERVADEVRGRGAEPVVFYLSDFPVKASITFGQEPEGEVFLFNGHAIGAGDAIWGRRYHKPALLPEAMHPGHKKMVFAETERFLQGVLAACPAFKVDPYARVRGSDHKPLHQRIFREAGIRTPRTLGTNDPAKARAFLASCPGGAIVKMLSPEPFVKDDGKLQVVMTTEVGPETLARLEQLRLCPMYFQERVEKAFEVRATVFGNKIFAARIDSPRFEGADVDWRNKGLETIDQWRHHDLPRHVEEALGRYQDMVGMQYGAADFIVTPEGDYVLLEVNPAGEFFWLEANPPHHPMVAALVDVLVGASGARRAFTGPR; encoded by the coding sequence ATGAAAGTTCTCATCCTCACGCACAAGAATGACGCCCCTCCCTTCATCGAGCGCGTGGCCGACGAGGTACGTGGGCGCGGCGCCGAGCCCGTCGTCTTCTACCTCAGCGATTTTCCGGTGAAGGCGAGCATCACCTTCGGCCAGGAGCCGGAGGGCGAGGTGTTCCTCTTCAATGGCCACGCCATCGGCGCGGGCGACGCCATCTGGGGGCGCCGCTATCACAAGCCCGCCCTTTTGCCGGAGGCCATGCACCCGGGCCACAAGAAAATGGTCTTTGCCGAGACCGAGCGCTTCCTCCAGGGCGTGCTCGCCGCCTGCCCCGCCTTCAAGGTCGACCCCTACGCCCGCGTCCGCGGCAGCGACCACAAGCCATTGCACCAGCGCATCTTCCGCGAGGCCGGCATTCGTACGCCGCGCACCCTCGGCACGAACGACCCGGCCAAGGCGCGCGCCTTCCTCGCCTCGTGCCCCGGGGGCGCCATCGTCAAGATGCTCAGCCCCGAGCCCTTCGTGAAGGACGACGGCAAGCTCCAGGTCGTGATGACGACCGAGGTCGGCCCCGAGACGCTCGCGCGGCTCGAGCAGCTCCGCCTCTGCCCGATGTATTTCCAGGAGCGGGTCGAAAAAGCCTTCGAGGTGCGCGCCACGGTCTTCGGCAACAAGATCTTCGCCGCGCGGATCGACTCCCCGCGCTTCGAGGGCGCCGACGTCGACTGGCGGAACAAGGGGCTCGAGACGATCGACCAGTGGCGCCACCACGACCTGCCGCGGCACGTCGAGGAGGCGCTCGGTCGTTATCAGGACATGGTGGGCATGCAATACGGCGCCGCCGATTTCATCGTGACGCCCGAGGGGGACTACGTGCTGCTCGAGGTCAACCCGGCCGGCGAGTTCTTCTGGCTCGAGGCGAACCCGCCGCACCACCCCATGGTCGCCGCCCTCGTCGACGTCCTCGTCGGCGCGTCGGGCGCGCGCCGCGCCTTCACGGGCCCCCGATAG